Proteins encoded together in one Bacillota bacterium window:
- the cas5c gene encoding type I-C CRISPR-associated protein Cas5c has translation MKPNRQVIRVWGEFACFTRPEMKVERFSYPVPTPAAARGILDAIYCKPVKFRWQVLRIEVLKPIRYIALRRNEVKEKAPTERTILQWAMGAEPQPILVDVDEESKGRTQRQTMALKDVEYRIHAEIRPWQGFENELPALEAQFQRRAERGQYFHHPYLGCREFPAFFQLCKPDETEPQPWSEDNYLGWMLYDTFDLSRPGKPDDPPFITLFEAKLVKGVLEVPEFDSDAVRKPPRNGGTTPAQEVLFDA, from the coding sequence TGGAGCGTTTCAGCTACCCCGTGCCCACCCCCGCCGCGGCGCGCGGGATACTGGACGCCATCTACTGCAAGCCCGTTAAGTTCCGCTGGCAGGTGTTGCGCATCGAGGTGCTGAAGCCCATCCGCTACATCGCACTGAGGCGCAACGAGGTGAAGGAAAAGGCACCCACCGAGCGCACCATCCTGCAATGGGCGATGGGCGCGGAGCCACAGCCCATCCTCGTGGACGTGGACGAGGAGTCCAAAGGGCGCACACAGCGCCAGACGATGGCGCTTAAGGACGTGGAGTACCGCATCCACGCCGAAATCCGCCCATGGCAGGGGTTCGAGAACGAACTACCTGCTCTGGAGGCGCAGTTTCAACGGCGCGCGGAACGCGGACAGTACTTCCACCATCCCTACCTCGGCTGCCGCGAGTTCCCCGCCTTCTTCCAACTGTGCAAACCAGACGAGACCGAACCCCAACCCTGGTCGGAGGACAATTATCTCGGCTGGATGCTGTACGACACCTTCGACCTCTCCCGCCCCGGCAAGCCGGATGACCCGCCCTTCATCACGCTGTTCGAGGCGAAGCTGGTCAAAGGCGTGCTGGAGGTGCCGGAGTTCGACAGCGATGCCGTGCGCAAACCGCCACGCAATGGTGGAACCACACCTGCACAGGAGGTGCTCTTCGATGCTTAA